The DNA region TAAACTTTCTCCTTCTGCAAGCCCTCCAAGGCGAAGGCACAGGCCTTCCCCACCTGCAAGTCCACCTCCAAAACCGCGCAAGTCTCCAACACCTCAGCCATCAAGCCGTGGAAGGAAAGTCCGTGGGTCTGTTTCTCCTGGTAGAGCCTCAGGTATTGTTAACTAAATGTGTGGGGgttctcccacctccccctccccagtcaTTTTATTTGTTTGAACCTTTACCATTTCATAGTTATGTACTTTTCATTAGCTAAAGGCTGGACTGTGTCAAAAATCCACCTTTCCAAAGTATGGAAGTTAAGCAGACACTTCACTGAATCTGGTTTTAAATGGTTTTGTACTGCAAATCTCTGTATTAACATTTAAGCGTCAGCAGCAAAAAATAAAGATTATAGTCCTTTTTTGTTTAACAAAGGAAGTAGAATTGAGTTGACTTCCTATTCTTAATGAAATGTTGAAGGGAACATTGATCTGGCAGGAGAAGATGGTCATCAACATCTTTATAGATAGTTTCTATTATCTGGTTTTACTGATACCACCTTAAAGAACCAAGTTGCAGTTTTCTATTTTCAGGTGGTGGTGGTATTCAATTTCTGTTCATGGTGCAGTTGTAGGTTGGGataccaaaatatttttcaggCGTAGGAAAAATTTAGATAAAATATAATTCAAAAATAAGTACATAACCTTGTATATTTAGAAAAAAGAACCAATTGAAATTTTAGGTTTTGTACTGTAAGTTATGAACTGtaatttcaaagtaaaaataaCGTTATACCAGTCAAATGTTACCTAAAATTTCAGAATGCTTttcggtttaaaaaaaatctgtcaagaacCTGATGTCTCAAAaatatacaggttggacctcctggGTCCAGCACACTCAAGACCCGACTGGTCCAGGAGGAGGGAGTTTTCCAGCTCAGGAAAGTCAATTCCAGCTCAAgcttccagccccaggcccacctcttgccagagtcccagctgctggggggcggatctctggtccaggaaccTCTCACAATTCTGCTAgaccaaggatgttgctggatcagagtctCCCAAGTTTTTAGAGGTTCAGCCTGAACTATTCATATAAACAGATATAAACTGGCCTGATTCATGAAACTTATTTTGTCTATATAATAGTGTGTGCAAGATCGTATTGCATTTCATTGAAAATCATTCACCTTTTTCCTCACCCTTTTCTTAACTTTTGTCTTTTAGCACCTAAACGTAAGAGTATTGAAAAAAGAGAGTCTCCCTCACCAGCACCAAAACCTAGAAAAGTAGAATTGTCTGAATCAGGTATGTTTGTCATTTACAGTGGCTTTTCTTTTAAATGGTacgaaaataaaacaaagaaggctcgggggtagctgcattagtctgtttctgcaaaaacatcctgaagtcctgtggcacctcacagactaacagatttatgtggGGGTGtaagcgtgtggggggggggggggggggggaaacaacCTTGTATTTTCTCCTGTGGGATTTTTGAGATGGAGTGGCTTTGATAGAGGTATTGAAGGTAGGTTTTTTCAGAGATGTATATGTACAGGACATAAAGTATCTAGCTCACATTAACTCGCACCCTTatgctttttctttttggaaaCTGTAGTCAAAATACATTCGCCAAAGAAAGATGTAGCACAAAAATAGAAGAACATCTGATCAGTTGTAATGCTGTTTCACTAACAAACTGTCTTAATGAATAAACTAAAggtacaaaagcaaaaaaaaaaagttccttaaCTGTACATGGTTTTTTCAGAAGAAGACAAAGGTGGCAAAATGGCTGTAGCAGATTCTGTGCAACAGAGACGTCAGTACAGAAGGCAAAACCAACAGTCTTCCTCTGGTACTAATAATATTTTTGTAGTTTTAATGAGGTGTTTTACTTTCTTAATTATTTGTTTATAATGTACTTTTGTACTGCTAAATTCGGGTTGTGCTTGCTTTTGAGTTTTATTGGTATACACAATGGTGCTGCTGCAACATTAATCATTAGTTGTCCTGCTGTCttaataaaattgttttaattCCCTAGTCAAAAATATTTCAAGTGAGCAAGAATGTAGAATTTTGAGAGCTTTTACTATACATTTGTTACAGTATTTAATATTTTGCAGATTCCAATTCTGTTGGTTCAAGTCTTTTATTAAAACTCTTGAAGTCAGCATCTTTTCATTTGTCCTCCAGCTATTTTTGTTCAGTATTTTGCAACTGCATATCTTGAGCAGGTTCTGTAGTATGGGCCTGAAATTCGTTGTGTACGCAAATTTACACCGATTTAAAGCTGTGTATTTTGAAGCAGCTGTAAAAGTAATTTCAGCATTGTCCAGatgctttttatttctgtttaaaaaatcTACTCTTAAACAGAAATAAGTATCTACATGCAAGCATGTATGAGTGTTACAcaatttacaccagtttaaaGTTAGTTATATTTCTGAAGAAAATGTAACTGCTTAAAGTTGCTTCAGatgtttgttttgaaatgtatttaaataaGCTCATCTTCCTAATCATTTTTTATTTATAGATTCTGGTTCATCGTCTTCCTCTGAAGAGGAACGTCCAAAAAGATCAAATGTGAAGAATGGTGAAGTAGGTAGACGCAGACGACACTCACATAGTCCGTCACCTTCTCCACGGAAACGGCAAAAGGACTCTTCCCCTCGGTAATTACTTTCTTCGTCTCAGCATAACTGATGTGTCCTTAACATGACAAAAATCTATCATTTACAAATGAACTGATTTATTATCTCTTGATTTGTATGTGTTACATTATTGCCTAGAGGACCCCAGTAGAATCCGTTGGAATTATCCTTTTCCAAATGTTATACAAACACCATAGAAGATGGGTTCTGCCCCCAAAATTTAGATGTTAGAGGTGAAGGTGAACACCTTGATACCagcactagatttttttttttttttttgtgtgtgtgattatTGGAGCTGATCCAGAACCTAGTAAACTCAATGGACTTTGGGCCAGAAACTTACAGTTTATAACAGGAAGGTATTTTCTCAAGCTAATCCAAAGGGATTCATTTGATTTCTGCTCAGATGTTGAGAGTTACTTTGACTCCAGTGCAAGCATGTTTGTCTTTTCAACAAGTAAATCTTTGGTAAGTggaattttttactttttttcttctccactgcTGTCAGGATGCAGATGGGAAAGAGGTGGCAATCACCCATGATTAAAAGGTTGGTTAGAAATTAATCAGTTAATTAAGATTAAATTTAAAGTTACTGTAGAAACATTTTTGTAGCAGATGGTGAACATAGCTGTCTTTTCACCTACTCTGAAGATCATTCAAATAGTAAGAAAATAGAACAAATGAAAACTTTTTACTGCGTTATTTTCATCAGTGAAATTGTTTCAAATCTGCTATATGTCCATTGAGAGTGACATTTTGGATAACTGGTTAAAATACACTTCTGAGGTATGTTAACATTAGCTGCATTGCTGTATAAGCCAAGACACTTATCAGTTACTCTCTAGGCAAAACTTTGCATGAGTGTTTTTGTTCCTCACGTATAATTCTGAAACAAGTGAGCAGAATTAGAAGAGAACTTGACATATTAACCCTCGCTGTTTTTGCGTAGGATAATGAGCTAATTGGAAATTCAGTGTTTAGAAATCAAGTATTTAACTCAGATAGCAAAAGGGGGAAAGGGGGTGCAGGTTCTAAAATTCCCATTGTCTTCTCTCATTGTCCTCTTCCTTATTCACTGTGTGTCCTGGAGCAGTCTTTATTTAGTAGTGGGACTGAAGGTAATTTCTGTAAATTTCAGTCTGAGTATTTCATCATTTTGTCACAAATCTTATTTGTAATGAGGTAGCTTTATAGGTAGTTACTTTGAAACTTGAGTTTTGGACTAAGTTTAATATAATAGCCAATTCCACGGTGGTACAAGAGACGGTCCCTGCTATTAGGCTGGCCATTTGAGGTCAGCTGAAAACAAGAGTAGGTGCCTCACTACTGTTAGGAAAAGTGCTAATTTTAAACTTAAGAAAGAGGCTGGATCCTTAAGTTTATCCACACCACTCTTAAGTCTGATGACTCTATAGTGATTAAATCCTAACCAGACTATAGTTGCAACACGTTTTGCTAAATTTGAGCCAGATGAAATGTGACTGTTCCTCAGACTCAAAGCATCTTCATTAAATGTAGCAGTCTTTAAACAGTTGCATAAGTAGTTGTTTTACTTGAATTTCAggacagctttttttcttttacaaaagaatAAATTTGGCTAAGTGCTTCTGTGCCAATGTATAACCTCTTTTTCCTCTTACTCTATTTTTCATATGAAATGTATGAGGTGGTATTGCTGAATATTTTGAGTGGTCTTACTGACATTGTTGAAgattcttttttgtttggttttttttttttttccagctcacAACATAGTATTTAATTTTTGAGGAACAATCATTAGCTGCAAAATGTTTAGTTTCTTACTTTGGAAAATATAGCAAGGCTATTTGGAATTAAGTATTAATTAGCTGACCACTTTCTATTGATTATTTCATGCACTTCTAatctttttgctgttttgtaTGTTGTTCCTAAAAGCTACATGGTTTCTCTCACAGAATTAAAACCTATTAAGCTTTCCGGAAGTTGTGGGGAAGTACACAGAGTCTAGATGTCCCCATATAAGTTAACTGAAAAACTGTCTCTGAATATTTTAAAGCCTGTCTTAGCAGTATCTTAGCACTAAGTCTTGGACATAATAATCATTGTCTGTTAGTATTTGCGTCTAATAATCTCATTTGGAAAACGTGTGAACCAGCTTAGTTCTATGTGGTGGTGATGAGACATAGTACAAAATTCTTCTAGCagtagttcagtggttagagcattggccttgtaaactcagggtttTGAGCTCAATCCTTTTGAGGTGGACTTTCAAGGTTTTGGGGCAGCTTAGATTTAAACCAatacaaaaaaaatctgagagaTGGTAATAGgccctgttgtgagtgcaggggctggacttgatgacctgtcaaggtcccttccagttctgtgtgatAGGGGTATCTCCATGTTTCACGACCCATTATAAGGTTGTTTTTAGACAAGCAACTTTTTTCTGTCTGTTCTAGTAGGAGAAGGAGGAGTCCATCACCGCCACCTGCCAGAAGACGGCgctctccttctcctgcccctcctccaaggAGGCGCAGATCACCTTCGTTGCCTCGAcgaaggtaattttttttttttttttttttttttttttttttgttaatctatCCCTAATGAAATATGTGTCATTTATTGAACCACTGCCTTTCATTgaaggaattatttttaaattaaaataagtgTTTTCTTAAACATTTTCTGTGGGGAATGTGTTCCACTGTTCTGAAGTGTTGTGAATGCTGAGTATAGCAAGCAGGGGCCTTATAGTGAAATGACTGTTGGGAAGGGTATATGGCatgggttggcaaccaaaatagcaagaagaaacattttttcccattaggTAAAAGACTAAATCAAAAGCCACGATGCATGTGGATACAAGctggtctttaataaataacatcaaaccatactttttgtaacccctattttcagaacagcgcacacacgCTGATTTATAATGCCATACATATTTGCTGCAGGATGTTTGCAAATTATTTACGTATTCTACTTCCACACACTTTGGTGTGTGTCTTCACCACTGTCTTTCAgactttcattcccaaaccttctctctctctctctctctctctctctctgtctctggaggacgctagggggagttatccaacttcTTGAGATCACATATTGGTTGCTTAtatagatatgagttgttcattttggagcTTATAGATATTCACTGTTTACcacaaataatcaggagggttatTTTTTaccttgcaattatagcattgggagctacaaagaagtctttaaaaagccacaggttgcagacccccagTACTGTAACACTCTGATGTAGTTCTTCAAGACTGCTGTGTTAATTTTAACTAACTAGTGTGAAAACTTTGTCCTGTATACATGACTTCTCAATTTTTGTTGGTTTTCTAGATCTCCATCACCACCTCCACGCAGGCACTCACCTACTCCCAGAAGATACTCTCCTCCAATACAGAGACGATACTCTCCTTCCCCGCCACCTAAGCGAAGAACAGctactcccccacctcctccaaaaCGAAGGGCATCACCTTCTCCACAACCCAAGCGCAGAGTCTCTCATTCTCCcccaccaaaacaaagaagttctCCAGGAGCAAAGAGACGTTCGCCATCGCTACCTTCAAAGCATAGGAAAGGTTCTCCTTCCAGCAGGTCTAATCGTGAAACCCGTTCCCCACTACAAAACAAACGGCATTCACCTTCTCCCCGGCCTAGAGCTTCACATACCTCTGCAAGTCCACCACCACTGCGAAGGGGAgcttcctcttcaccccagagaagACAGTCTCCATCTCCAAGCACTAGACCCATCAGGAGAGTGTCAAGAACCCCAGAACCCAAGAAGACAAAGTAAGAAACTTAATTTATGGCTGTTAGCAAATGGAAATAACTAAACTGAGGGTTTGCACTAAAGGTGAAGGGTATTGTTATTAAGTTTACATGCCACTCTAGTCCTGTTGACATATTGCTTTCATTCTGCCAACTTCTATAATGTGGCTCTCCTGTTTTTATCAAAATTCGAGGTTGGGAATAGCTTCAGAGGCACTGCAGAGGTTCCTCCTGCACAAATTGTGGTAAGGGGAAGACAGATTAGAGGCCAATATCAAATACTGATACTTATGAAACTGGAGCAGGTTACAAAGTAATACTTCAAAGGGATTGTTAGCTTTCTGAAGAGCTTAATCAAATGTGTGTCTGGAAGTTCACTATGCAGCACGACTAACCTAAGGTGCATTCTTGTTAAATGACTTGTTTAAAATCTTTTAATGTTGGGAGATATCTTCCTAGACATCTACTGAAAATGTGGCAATGCTGGCTTTATCAGTATTTTCAGGATAGGTTCATAGCTGGATGCAGTACGCTGTCTGACTTGACTGGTGTGGTGGTAAAACAGTTGAATTTCTGTCAGGTGTGAAGAGAGAACAGCTAGTCATGAGTAGGAGTCCTGTCTGTCCAAGATACTAAACCTTAGTAAACCTACAGTTTTTTTGGCTTGCCAATCTGTAGTGCTTAGTTAGATATTGGGTTTTCTTTTTACTGTTGTTCTTATGAAGGATTCCAGTTTAAATATATAGAATTGAGCTCCATAGTAAAGCAATTGCTATGAACATATTTGTAGATCAGCAATCATAAGAGACTTCAGGTGATCAAGTCCAActtcctgctcagagcaggaccaatcccaagtaaatcatcccagccagggctttgagaAGCCAGGACTTAATcaccatccctagaagtttttacaccatctctctaggtaacacattctcctggtgaaatagtttttcccaataccCAGTCTAGATCTTTCCCCCCCTGCAACTTGacttcattgctccttgttttgtcatctgtcatcactgaaaagagcccctctccatcctctttgaaacccctgttcaggtagttgaaggctgctgtcagatcccccctccctcttctcttctgtaaactaaataagcctaaatccctcagcctcttctcataagtcatgtgcttcatccccctaataattttgttgccctctgctggactctctccagtgtgtccacatcttcTTTGTAATGAGGGGTGGATCCAGAATTGGgcgcagtattccagatgtggcctctccagtgttgagtaaaggagaataatcacttccctagatctgctggcaacactcctactaatgcatcccaatatgctctTAGCTTTCTTGGGTagaagggcacattgttgactcatgttcagcttcttGTGTACTGTAATGCCCAGATCTGGAGTAAATAAGGTTAGGTCTACATTGCTGTAGACACCAGaggctggcctgggtcagctgactcaggccacGAGTGGTTAATTTTAAAGTGAAGACACTTGGGCTAGTGTTTGGGTTCTGGGACTTAGACTGGACATCTAGACCTCAATTAAACAGCCGATTGGTCAGTCGTCTGCCAAGGGCCAGCCACTGGTgcctaattgcagtgtagacataccctgtgtgaGCGTGATTGCATAATAAATGTTGCCTTGTTTGCTTTTACTatagaacatgcagagagttctAAATGTTAATCTTTTATTTCTGAGGGCTCCCACACCAAGTCCACAGTCTGTGAGAAGGGTGTCTTCATCCAGGTCGGCGTCAAGGTCGCCTGAGCCAGCACCTAAGAAACATCAAGCACCTCCATCTCCTACTCGATCTCATTCCCCCTCCACTAACTGGTCGCCGCCACATGTGAAAAAGGTTCAAAGCCCTACACAGAGTCCATCCCCTGTAAGGGTATGTTTGCTAATAAAAAGTAGTACTTAATTAGAATATACCTCCAGAGCTTTTCTCATATGACATGTTACTGTTACCTAGTTTTGCTTTTGTGTATTTAAGTGCAGTTTCTTTTAAATGATGAGATGGTAATGTCTGCTCCTTAGATGAAGTTATAAGTCACTAACGTCTTAGTTATGTTTAGCTTTCTCTTCTACAGACATGGTTTTGCACACCACGTATGCAAACATTAAATGTGAGTCTCTTGCACAAAATTATATTTACTTggatcagagaggtggccttgttagtctgtatcttcaaaaacaacaagaagtcctgtggcaccttacagactaacagatattttagagcataagctttcgtgggcaaggtcccgcttcgtcagatgcatgagttcatggctcatgcagctgatgaagcgggtctttgcccacgaaagcttatgctctaaaatatctgttagtctgtaaggtgccacaggacttcttgttctataTTTACTTGGATTATTCAACAGATTGGCCTTTTCACTGGGCCACGTGACTTTGTAAGGAGAGAGGTTTTATTTGTGCATCAGAACCGTATATACAAATCTGCCATACATGTCTCCAAAAGTTAAGTAAAGGATTTCTTTTCATTACAGAATTCTGACCAGGAAGgagctggaaagaaaaagaagaaaaagaaggataAAAAGCATAAAAAGGATAAAAAGCACAAGAAACACAAAAAGCATAAGAAGgagaaagctgcagctgctgctgcagcagctgctgctgcagctgcagctactACTTCATCAGCCCAGGAAGACCAAGAAGCAGAGACAGAGCCCAAAAAGGTTGGCTGAATAAATATGATTTCAGAAGCCAATGAGTGAAATTAAAGCACATGTACTTACAGGCATACTTGATACTAATGTATGATGTTGATGTTATCTGttctaatgccaatattcttcAAAGGCAGATCTTTGCTACAGCTGGATATACTGTAAAATTTAGTCCCACTTGTCTTTGTCTATGCCCTTTTTGAGATGCAAAGGCTTCTGAATAATTCCACATAGTGGTTAGTAACCTGTATTTCTTGTCTTTTCTACACCTcgccctccaaaaaaaaaaatctgtgctatGCTTGAGAGGCCATTAATGCCTATTGTGTACATTGCATTTCTGTTTCGGCAAAGTGATAAATATGTGCAACGGTTTTTAAAGCAACagcttaaaaatatattttataaggTGAAATACATGGTAGGCTGACAtcaagttttcattttattttgaaactaACTCGTGagtcatatttttaaagttaaatatACAAGGAACAAAAAGTCTGCAGACCCTTAGAAACTCTTGCTTTTGCAAACAGTAGATCCACTACAGCTATAAATATTATGTCAAGTTTGCAACTCAGGTCGAGCAGTGCTGAGGTGCTGAATGCAGTATTGATTTGTCCACACTGAAGTACAGAAAGTAAACAAGTGATATGAGCACTGGGTATTATAATTTTTTGTTTCAGCAACCTGACCTGTTAAAATTATATTGTAAATACATAAGCTTAGGTTAACTATTGCTTTAAAAAATCCACAGCAAATAAGAAATCTCATGGGagcaaatgattgtatttttgcTAAAAATGCTGTTTGTATTTACATCTTCTGTGTGATGTGACAGCTTGCTAGTTCTAGGCAGCAAACCACAGATGTCCTATAAATTCATACAAACATAGCACAGTAGAAATAGCACCTAAATGAAGTGTGTTGAACCTAGTTAATAGTTCTAGGTTACATCTACaatacagaaatctgtcaacagaagtcactgttggaagagatttatcagcaaaaattctgttgacagattgcatctattcataaaagcagatcaaaagagcaatccactctatcgacagagggcagccagacttCCTAGCTCtcccttgacagaatggctgactggaagctctgcaaacaagggtgcctggtgaatcagaagccctgtctttctAGAAGAGGGTCCTAgagtgtctgcactgcactttTGTGTACAGAACTCTGTCGACAGTCGAGAGGGGTAGCGCTGGTgtggaaagtgctctgttttgtcagggttctgttgataaaactctaAAGTAGACACGGCCCTAATATATATCACTTCTGTTTTTGATCTTCAGAATGATTATCAGTAGTTCTGCAAGCATATGTACCATGGGTTCTTCACTATTGGATGTATGTGTACCTGATCGCTTTTGATTGTAAATTGCAAAGTAGTGCTCAAAGGCCTCTGTGGGAATGACACCTTGTGTTTTGAACTTCAGAACACAGACGGCTGTGAGCCCACCACCTTTTAGTTCCCTCTCAAGTGCCTGCAGCTTAAGATGGGTGTCACGAAGGGAAGGTTTTGTTTCATGTTAGTCATTACTATCCCCTGCCATCAAGTTCAGTGCAGACCCTCTCTCCAATAGAGAAGGATTCTAAAAGCCTGGACTTACTGGGCAGAAAACTATTTATCACCCACTCTTCAGTTTCATGTTGCTAATTATCAGGTCTTCATGTTGAAAGATGTCTTTACTTTGTATTCAGAATTTATACACTTAGCGGACTGTCATAAGCTAAGACCAGTTTGTCTATCATTGCAGTGTGCAGTTTGCCACAGCCTCTTCAAGCTGTGCTATATGTTGTCGATACTGTGTTATGCTTCATAGCCATGGCAGTGATTGAGGAGGATATTATCCTGGCTCCAATTCTTGGGTCTTCCAAGAAAAGTACAGCCCACAGTCAAAGATCTTCGAAGAACCCAAGCTCTTCAGTGAGCATATGGACTCCTTTCTCCACACTCTTAAGAATTACAGAGCTATTCTGTTATCATTGGGAATCTACGTACATGCAACAAAGACAATTTACACAGCCTACCCAGGGATCCAGGTCAATCAGGTACCATCAGCATGTTCCCTAAATCAGAGGAGTCCTTCAGGAGTGAAGAAACAAGCCATAAAAGGACTTACCCACTCTTCCTCCTCAGTTGGCTCCCTCCTTCTAAAAAGCACTTTAATACACTGATTTTTCCCCATTGAACTGCCCCCCCATCCGCCCTTTTGAGATTGACTGTCCTACTCCTTACTGCAATCAAGTAGACTTATCTCACCAATAGCTCTTAAGGCAAAAGTTAATTTCCCCTCTCCTTGTGGCATAATAGAGCTAGCTCCAGAAGAGTGCATGGTAAAAGGATTCTGTTCCAGCTACTTTCTAGTTCACATGGGATATGGAGGGTGGAGACTGATCATCCACCTCAGGGACTTGAACTACTGTCTTTAAGTACAGAGGTTCAGAATGGTGACATTAGTTCTGATTTTTCCCATCCTTTGTTCCAGGACACCAATTCTTTGCTATGGGCCTACGAAAAACCTACTTTCCTGTAGCCGTCCACTCATTGCACAAGTACTTTCTGTGCTTTGTAGTAGGAACAATTTGCTAACACTACTGAATTCTTTCCTATAAAGACTATAGTTTCAAATGTATTTGCAAAGGTCTTTTGGTATTGGCAGTTTCTTCCCATcaatggtggggggcggggcatggTTAGTGTACTCACATATTTGGATAACCTGTTGATGTGGGTGAATCTTACCAAGGTCCAGACCGATTCAGCAAAGGAATTTATCCTTGTCCCAGTTGCTAGGATAAACTTCACAGGAGTTGTACATACACCACAGCATCAAAAGTCTACCTTCTCACTGAGAGATTTGCTTAGCTGGCCTTGTCTCTGCTGTAGTTCAGCTCACAAATGACCATGGCACAAGGGCACTTGGTCACAGTATTGTTAGACAATAGGGCAGAGCAAGAGCACAGAATATTCCCCATCTAAGTCATTGGTGATCAGTGTGTTGTGGAGGAAATACTGGTATGTATATTGAACTGATGTCAGCTTCAGCATCTTAATGTGTGAAGCATTTGGTCTTGCAGAGACCATTTGCTGTTAGTGTATTTCTCTGCAAGTGAGCTCTCCCTCCTAACTGAGGAGCACCTGTTACCACTGCAGGCTTTCTGTCAAGACCACGAATGAGAGCTCAAAACACAAGGCAAGTATAGTATTAAACCTTGTCCACCTCTTACGGGTGGCACTCCAGTGACTTCGTACCACTGAGGACACACAACTTGGGGTCCCTcatctgccccagccctttgTCTCTGATCCTCTGAGTGTGGCTGCTGAATGAGTCTCAGCTATGGATTTGACCTGTTCAGGTGCAGTTTGATCAAGTTTTTTTGTCCAGCAGAAAGCCTTATGGGTAAAATTGGGCTTactgctttcttccagaagaggaaACACTTTCAGTCTTTGTGCTCTTTTGCATCTTTCCACATCTTGGAAGTTACACTTCCGAAGTTACTGGGCTAGGTACTAAAATTAGTATGgaaatatacatatacatatctcagaactggaagggaccttgagaggtcattgaatccagtccgctgccgcttggcaggaccaagcaccatctctgacagattttttttttatctatttgccccagatccctaaatggcttcctcaagctCTTCCCAAATTAAAAGCAAGAAGTTCATCAGTGAACTCTGAGGGTACATTTGGCTGCCATCACAGCTTTCAAAACACTCTGCCATCCAGAGCTTCTTGGTTTTTGCCCACCCTTCACACCCAGAGTCTTCGAAGACCTGTATGGTTTTCATCCTCCTGTCCAGGACTCAGCCAGCATTGGTAGCTAATGCTCTAAGGAGATTCCCCTTTGAACTGATGGTATCTTGCTCTCTCCATTCTTCCTTTAAAACTTTGTTCCTAGTTACCCTTACTTCAGCAAGAAAAATTGGAGAACTGGCAGCACTCATGGCCTGCCTATCttatactattttttttttaaataaagacaagGTTTTCCTATACCCTTGTTCCTGTTTTATCCTAAAGGTGTCATCAGCATATCAGAAATGTAACTTTGCATCCCACAATATTACATCCACTATATTGTGATGTGATAGTGTGGTTATTATCTGGTCTAGCTCTTCATAACTTCAGAATTAATCACTTCTATATTTTTGCTTTAAGGAGACTGAGAGTGAAGCAGAAGATAA from Carettochelys insculpta isolate YL-2023 chromosome 24, ASM3395843v1, whole genome shotgun sequence includes:
- the SRRM1 gene encoding serine/arginine repetitive matrix protein 1 isoform X1 — protein: MDAGFFRGTSAEQDNRFSNKQKKLLKQLKFAECLEKKVDMSKVNLEVIKPWITKRVTEILGFEDDVVIEFIFNQLEVKNPDSKMMQINLTGFLNGKNAREFMGELWPLLLSAQENIAGIPSAFLELKKEEIKQRQIEQEKLASMKKQDEDKDKRDKEDKESREKRDRSRSPRRKSLFPRRKTRSPSPRRRSSPVRRERKRSHSRSPRHRTKSRSVTPAPEKKEETPEPEPSVQTKETLIQEATSTSDILKAPKPEPVPDTKETSPERNAKKEREKEKEKTRQRSPSRSKSRSRSHSPSHSRPRRRHRSRSRSYSPRRRPSPRRRPSPRRRSPPRRMPPPPRHRRSRSPVRRRRRSSASLSGSSSSSSSSRSRSPPKKPPKRIVSSPPRKTRKLSPSASPPRRRHRPSPPASPPPKPRKSPTPQPSSRGRKVRGSVSPGRASAPKRKSIEKRESPSPAPKPRKVELSESEEDKGGKMAVADSVQQRRQYRRQNQQSSSDSGSSSSSEEERPKRSNVKNGEVGRRRRHSHSPSPSPRKRQKDSSPRRRRRSPSPPPARRRRSPSPAPPPRRRRSPSLPRRRSPSPPPRRHSPTPRRYSPPIQRRYSPSPPPKRRTATPPPPPKRRASPSPQPKRRVSHSPPPKQRSSPGAKRRSPSLPSKHRKGSPSSRSNRETRSPLQNKRHSPSPRPRASHTSASPPPLRRGASSSPQRRQSPSPSTRPIRRVSRTPEPKKTKAPTPSPQSVRRVSSSRSASRSPEPAPKKHQAPPSPTRSHSPSTNWSPPHVKKVQSPTQSPSPVRNSDQEGAGKKKKKKKDKKHKKDKKHKKHKKHKKEKAAAAAAAAAAAAAATTSSAQEDQEAETEPKKETESEAEDNLDDLEKHLREKALRSMRKAQVSPPS
- the SRRM1 gene encoding serine/arginine repetitive matrix protein 1 isoform X6, with product MDAGFFRGTSAEQDNRFSNKQKKLLKQLKFAECLEKKVDMSKVNLEVIKPWITKRVTEILGFEDDVVIEFIFNQLEVKNPDSKMMQINLTGFLNGKNAREFMGELWPLLLSAQENIAGIPSAFLELKKEEIKQRQIEQEKLASMKKQDEDKDKRDKEDKESREKRDRSRSPRRKSLFPRRKTRSPSPRRRSSPVRRERKRSHSRSPRHRTKSRSVTPAPEKKEETPEPEPSVQTKETLIQEATSTSDILKAPKPEPVPDTKETSPERNAKKEREKEKEKTRQRSPSRSKSRSRSHSPSHSRPRRRHRSRSRRPSPRRRPSPRRRSPPRRMPPPPRHRRSRSPVRRRRRSSASLSGSSSSSSSSRSRSPPKKPPKRIVSSPPRKTRKLSPSASPPRRRHRPSPPASPPPKPRKSPTPQPSSRGRKVRGSVSPGRASAPKRKSIEKRESPSPAPKPRKVELSESEEDKGGKMAVADSVQQRRQYRRQNQQSSSDSGSSSSSEEERPKRSNVKNGEVGRRRRHSHSPSPSPRKRQKDSSPRRRRRSPSPPPARRRRSPSPAPPPRRRRSPSLPRRRSPSPPPRRHSPTPRRYSPPIQRRYSPSPPPKRRTATPPPPPKRRASPSPQPKRRVSHSPPPKQRSSPGAKRRSPSLPSKHRKGSPSSRSNRETRSPLQNKRHSPSPRPRASHTSASPPPLRRGASSSPQRRQSPSPSTRPIRRVSRTPEPKKTKAPTPSPQSVRRVSSSRSASRSPEPAPKKHQAPPSPTRSHSPSTNWSPPHVKKVQSPTQSPSPVRNSDQEGAGKKKKKKKDKKHKKDKKHKKHKKHKKEKAAAAAAAAAAAAAATTSSAQEDQEAETEPKKETESEAEDNLDDLEKHLREKALRSMRKAQVSPPS